GAGCGCGCCGGCCTGGTGCGCCTTATCCGCCAGGGCCTGGAGGGCGCCGTAATCCTCAATGGTGCCGAAAAAGTCGGGCACCTGGACGATGACGCCGGCGGTGTTGCTGTCAATCAGGCCGGCGATGTCCTCCAGGGACGCATGCGGGTTCTCATCGCCCACGACCTGGATATCCATGCCCTGCACGTAGGTGCGCACCACCTGGACATATTCGGGGTGCAGGCGGGGCGAGACCACGATGCGCCGGCGCTTGCCCTTCCCGACCGCCACCGCCATGATAACCGCTTCCGCCGTGGCGGTGCCGCCGTCGTAGTGCGAGGCGTTGGCGACATCCATGCCGGTGAGCATGCAGATCATGGTCTGATATTCGAAGGCCGCCTGCAGGGTCCCCTGGCTGACCTCTGGCTGGTAGGGCGTGTAGGCCGTGTAGAATTCCGAGCGGCTGATGATGGTGTCCACGACGCTAGGGATGAAGTGATAGTACGCGCCGGCGCCCAGGAAGCTGGGGGTGTGCAGGAGATCCACGTTCGACTCGCTCATCTCCTGCAGTTCGCGCAGTACCTCCATCTCCGAGACCGGCTCTGGCAGTTCGATCTGCGGATAGCGCAGTTCCTTTGGAACGTCGTAGAACAGGTCATCTACGCTCTCCACACCGATGACGGCCAGCATCTTGGCACGGTCTTTATCGGTATTGGGAACGTATACCATCAGTGTCCCCCTTTCTCCTCTTCCTCTTTGACAAACTTCTCGTACGCA
This genomic stretch from Anaerolineae bacterium harbors:
- the gcvPA gene encoding aminomethyl-transferring glycine dehydrogenase subunit GcvPA; amino-acid sequence: MVYVPNTDKDRAKMLAVIGVESVDDLFYDVPKELRYPQIELPEPVSEMEVLRELQEMSESNVDLLHTPSFLGAGAYYHFIPSVVDTIISRSEFYTAYTPYQPEVSQGTLQAAFEYQTMICMLTGMDVANASHYDGGTATAEAVIMAVAVGKGKRRRIVVSPRLHPEYVQVVRTYVQGMDIQVVGDENPHASLEDIAGLIDSNTAGVIVQVPDFFGTIEDYGALQALADKAHQAGALFIVVAYPISLGLLKPPAEYGADIVLGEGQSLGSPLSFGGPYLGFFACKEEYVRRMAGRLVGQTVDTQGRRGFVLTLSTREQHIRREKATSNICTNQGLNALAAAVYMSALGKQGLRKVAELCYHKAHYAARRIAEIPGYRLLSDKPFFNEFVVRCPKPATEINRYLYEEWGIVGGFEVGKVCPGLEDSLMFAVTEMNTRDEIDALVEALREVASNG